The following coding sequences are from one Neodiprion lecontei isolate iyNeoLeco1 chromosome 7, iyNeoLeco1.1, whole genome shotgun sequence window:
- the LOC107227401 gene encoding polyglutamine-binding protein 1 isoform X1, with product MSRKEIDCTPKQYLFSLLDSQLNRKVALSLIQRLTSTTCTKYLLNHKAKINSKTRVVAWDTALPFNRCHLFKDACGPHLRLGLGYSSCPNKYNIYHECNSKCKELWGSGRLQPTEKYIKRQIRLLLKYPLPDTWKAVFDPGSGQHYYWEWSSDLVSWYPPGHPKCQISQPASQLREELHLKAADQDDNLSSDESTSDQEPMEIDEAEAKREQKLEIIDRYMGFDNRRVQRHESAKEKKDRSLDPMDPASYSDIPRGKWSDGLARHNEAKTGADTTASGPLYQMRPYPSPGAVLRSNKVTKLESESLNKPKVFFPEKSE from the exons ATGAGCCGCAAAGAAATAGACTGTACGCCAAAACAGTATCTGTTTTCTCTGCTAGACAGTCAACTGAATCGAAAAGTGGCCTTGAGTTTGATTCAGAGACTTACATCAACAACTTGTACAAAATACCTGCTGAACCATAAAG CAAAGATTAATTCCAAAACTCGAGTAGTGGCTTGGGACACTGCCCTCCCCTTCAATCGTTGTCACTTGTTCAAGGATGCATGTGGCCCCCACCTAAGACTGGGCCTG GGCTATAGCAGCTGCCCAAACAAGTACAACATCTATCACGAATGCAACAGTAAATGCAAAGAATTATGGGGATCAGGACGACTGCAGCCTACAGAAAAGTACATTAAACGACAAATAAGATTGTTACTAAAGTATCCATTACCTGATACTTGGAAAGCTGTATTCGATCCAGGATC TGGACAACACTATTACTGGGAGTGGTCATCAGATTTGGTGTCATGGTATCCACCAGGACATCCTAAGTGCCAGATATCACAGCCAGCCTCACAATTACGTGAGGAATTGCACTTAAAAGCAGCTGATCAAGATGATAACTTGTCCAGTGACGAAAGCACCAGTGACCAAGAGCCCATGGAG ATAGATGAAGCAGAAGCAAAACGGGaacaaaaacttgaaattataGACAGATACATGGGTTTTGACAACCGACGTGTTCAGAGACATGAAAGCGCTAAAGAGAAGAAGGATCGATCTTTAGATCCCATGGATCCAGCATCTTACAGTGATATCCCAAG AGGAAAATGGTCAGATGGATTGGCCAGACACAATGAAGCTAAAACAGGAGCAGATACAACGGCGTCAGGACCACTTTATCAAATGCGGCCATATCCAAGTCCAGGCGCAGTGCTTCGTTCCAATAAAGTCACCAAACTAGAGTCAGAAAGCTTGAATAaaccgaaagttttttttccggaaaaaTCGGAGTGA
- the LOC107227401 gene encoding polyglutamine-binding protein 1 isoform X2 — MPLPAALAARLAKRGLISGSEKNESVKKDPKKKIHEEIIAEDYDNAKDDINQIDISQKFMGYSSCPNKYNIYHECNSKCKELWGSGRLQPTEKYIKRQIRLLLKYPLPDTWKAVFDPGSGQHYYWEWSSDLVSWYPPGHPKCQISQPASQLREELHLKAADQDDNLSSDESTSDQEPMEIDEAEAKREQKLEIIDRYMGFDNRRVQRHESAKEKKDRSLDPMDPASYSDIPRGKWSDGLARHNEAKTGADTTASGPLYQMRPYPSPGAVLRSNKVTKLESESLNKPKVFFPEKSE; from the exons ATGCCGCTTCCAGCTGCCTTGGCGGCTCGTCTTGCTAAGCGAGGTCTTATTTctggaagtgaaaaaaatg aATCTGTAAAAAAGGATCCGAAGAAGAAGATTCACGAGGAGATCATTGCCGAGGACTACGACAACGCAAAGGATGATATTAATCAAATAGATATATCTCAAAAGTTTATG GGCTATAGCAGCTGCCCAAACAAGTACAACATCTATCACGAATGCAACAGTAAATGCAAAGAATTATGGGGATCAGGACGACTGCAGCCTACAGAAAAGTACATTAAACGACAAATAAGATTGTTACTAAAGTATCCATTACCTGATACTTGGAAAGCTGTATTCGATCCAGGATC TGGACAACACTATTACTGGGAGTGGTCATCAGATTTGGTGTCATGGTATCCACCAGGACATCCTAAGTGCCAGATATCACAGCCAGCCTCACAATTACGTGAGGAATTGCACTTAAAAGCAGCTGATCAAGATGATAACTTGTCCAGTGACGAAAGCACCAGTGACCAAGAGCCCATGGAG ATAGATGAAGCAGAAGCAAAACGGGaacaaaaacttgaaattataGACAGATACATGGGTTTTGACAACCGACGTGTTCAGAGACATGAAAGCGCTAAAGAGAAGAAGGATCGATCTTTAGATCCCATGGATCCAGCATCTTACAGTGATATCCCAAG AGGAAAATGGTCAGATGGATTGGCCAGACACAATGAAGCTAAAACAGGAGCAGATACAACGGCGTCAGGACCACTTTATCAAATGCGGCCATATCCAAGTCCAGGCGCAGTGCTTCGTTCCAATAAAGTCACCAAACTAGAGTCAGAAAGCTTGAATAaaccgaaagttttttttccggaaaaaTCGGAGTGA
- the LOC107227401 gene encoding polyglutamine-binding protein 1 isoform X3, with protein MSRDGYSSCPNKYNIYHECNSKCKELWGSGRLQPTEKYIKRQIRLLLKYPLPDTWKAVFDPGSGQHYYWEWSSDLVSWYPPGHPKCQISQPASQLREELHLKAADQDDNLSSDESTSDQEPMEIDEAEAKREQKLEIIDRYMGFDNRRVQRHESAKEKKDRSLDPMDPASYSDIPRGKWSDGLARHNEAKTGADTTASGPLYQMRPYPSPGAVLRSNKVTKLESESLNKPKVFFPEKSE; from the exons ATGAGTAGAGAC GGCTATAGCAGCTGCCCAAACAAGTACAACATCTATCACGAATGCAACAGTAAATGCAAAGAATTATGGGGATCAGGACGACTGCAGCCTACAGAAAAGTACATTAAACGACAAATAAGATTGTTACTAAAGTATCCATTACCTGATACTTGGAAAGCTGTATTCGATCCAGGATC TGGACAACACTATTACTGGGAGTGGTCATCAGATTTGGTGTCATGGTATCCACCAGGACATCCTAAGTGCCAGATATCACAGCCAGCCTCACAATTACGTGAGGAATTGCACTTAAAAGCAGCTGATCAAGATGATAACTTGTCCAGTGACGAAAGCACCAGTGACCAAGAGCCCATGGAG ATAGATGAAGCAGAAGCAAAACGGGaacaaaaacttgaaattataGACAGATACATGGGTTTTGACAACCGACGTGTTCAGAGACATGAAAGCGCTAAAGAGAAGAAGGATCGATCTTTAGATCCCATGGATCCAGCATCTTACAGTGATATCCCAAG AGGAAAATGGTCAGATGGATTGGCCAGACACAATGAAGCTAAAACAGGAGCAGATACAACGGCGTCAGGACCACTTTATCAAATGCGGCCATATCCAAGTCCAGGCGCAGTGCTTCGTTCCAATAAAGTCACCAAACTAGAGTCAGAAAGCTTGAATAaaccgaaagttttttttccggaaaaaTCGGAGTGA